From the Priestia koreensis genome, one window contains:
- the odhB gene encoding 2-oxoglutarate dehydrogenase complex dihydrolipoyllysine-residue succinyltransferase, which translates to MPEMKVPELAESISEGTVAQWLKQVGEQVEKGEYIVELETDKVNVELMAEESGVLTQVLKEAGDIVKVGETIAMIDASGEAAATVEATPVQEAPATEAKPEVKNEQAVPEQAKGPAKEEAKQWTVASPAARKLARERGIDLSQVPTADPIGRVRKQDVETYQTPAPKPAASNSSAVPAVEPAKKADAEDSTKPVERVRMSRRRQTIAKRLVEVQQTAAMLTTFNEVDMTAVMDIRKRRKDKFFEQHDVRLGFMSFFTKAVVAALKQFPLLNAEIQGDELLIKKYYDIGVAVAAEEGLVVPVVRDADRLSFAGIESSIGDLAVKARNNKLSLKDLQGGTFTITNGGVFGSLLSTPILNAPQVGILGMHKIQLRPVAIDKDHSENRPMMYIALSYDHRIVDGKEAVSFLAMVKDLLEDPETLLLEG; encoded by the coding sequence ATGCCAGAAATGAAAGTTCCAGAATTAGCCGAATCCATCTCAGAAGGTACAGTTGCACAGTGGTTAAAGCAAGTAGGGGAGCAAGTTGAAAAGGGAGAATACATCGTTGAGCTTGAAACTGATAAAGTAAACGTTGAGTTAATGGCCGAAGAGTCTGGCGTATTAACACAAGTTCTAAAAGAAGCGGGCGACATCGTAAAAGTTGGAGAAACAATTGCGATGATCGATGCAAGCGGAGAAGCAGCAGCAACGGTTGAAGCGACTCCTGTTCAAGAAGCACCAGCGACAGAAGCGAAGCCAGAAGTGAAAAACGAACAGGCTGTACCTGAGCAAGCAAAAGGTCCAGCAAAAGAAGAAGCGAAGCAATGGACGGTAGCTTCTCCAGCTGCTCGCAAATTAGCGAGAGAGCGTGGAATTGACTTAAGTCAAGTACCAACAGCTGATCCAATCGGCCGTGTTCGCAAGCAGGACGTTGAAACTTATCAAACACCTGCACCGAAGCCAGCAGCTTCTAACTCTTCAGCTGTACCAGCGGTTGAACCAGCGAAAAAAGCTGATGCAGAGGATTCAACAAAGCCGGTTGAACGCGTTCGCATGTCTCGCCGTCGTCAAACAATCGCGAAACGTTTAGTAGAAGTACAACAAACAGCAGCGATGCTAACAACGTTTAACGAAGTGGATATGACAGCGGTAATGGACATTCGTAAGCGCCGCAAAGATAAATTCTTTGAGCAACATGATGTTCGTCTAGGATTCATGTCATTCTTCACAAAAGCAGTCGTAGCAGCATTAAAACAATTCCCGCTGTTAAATGCTGAAATTCAAGGTGATGAGCTCCTAATCAAGAAATATTACGATATCGGTGTTGCAGTTGCAGCTGAAGAAGGATTAGTAGTACCAGTTGTACGCGATGCAGATCGTTTATCATTTGCAGGCATTGAAAGCAGTATTGGCGACCTAGCGGTAAAAGCTCGTAACAATAAATTAAGTCTTAAAGACTTACAAGGTGGAACATTCACAATCACAAACGGTGGAGTATTCGGTTCTTTACTATCTACTCCGATCTTAAATGCTCCTCAAGTTGGGATTTTAGGAATGCATAAAATCCAACTTCGCCCAGTAGCAATTGACAAAGATCATTCTGAAAACCGTCCGATGATGTATATCGCCCTTTCATATGATCATCGTATCGTTGACGGAAAAGAAGCCGTAAGCTTCCTAGCAATGGTGAAGGATTTACTTGAAGATCCAGAAACATTACTATTAGAAGGCTGA
- a CDS encoding glutamate-5-semialdehyde dehydrogenase, with the protein MSELMEKARILNQTTKSLQKQSTAAKNDALLLIADELRRNQDYILQENSLDIESGKLANWSPSLFDRLLLTQERIQQIIEGLIQLAELDDPIGETIESWNRPNGLSIQSICVPLGVVGMVYEARPNVTIDAAALCLKTGNCVLLRGSSSAIHTNRALVHIMKQALSKSKISPHAIELLEDTSHETAEELFRLNGYLDVLIPRGGASLIQNVIQKATVPVLETGVGNCHMFIDETASFHMACDIVLNAKMQRPSVCNSVETVLIHQNWSHTRPFIEFLHQHHIEIRGDEALANTFSYVKAATEWDWENEFLAPILAAKIVDDTNHAVAHIDQYGTMHSEAIISETQEHVDQFLQEVDAAVVYHNASTRFTDGEQFGFGAEIGISTQKLHARGPMGVKALTTTKSIVKGTGQIRES; encoded by the coding sequence ATGAGTGAATTGATGGAAAAAGCACGTATTCTTAACCAAACAACTAAGAGCTTGCAAAAGCAATCAACAGCAGCCAAAAACGATGCGCTTCTTCTGATAGCAGACGAATTACGTCGCAATCAGGATTATATTTTACAAGAAAATTCTCTAGATATTGAAAGCGGAAAGCTAGCGAACTGGTCTCCTTCTCTATTTGATCGTCTCTTATTAACCCAAGAGCGCATTCAACAAATAATTGAAGGATTGATTCAGCTTGCCGAGCTTGACGATCCTATCGGTGAAACAATTGAGTCATGGAATCGTCCCAATGGACTTTCTATCCAATCGATCTGTGTTCCTCTTGGTGTTGTAGGGATGGTATACGAAGCAAGACCAAATGTAACCATTGACGCAGCGGCACTTTGTTTAAAAACAGGGAACTGCGTACTTTTACGAGGTAGCTCATCTGCTATTCATACCAATCGCGCACTCGTTCACATCATGAAACAGGCGCTAAGTAAAAGTAAAATCTCTCCCCATGCCATCGAGCTTTTAGAAGACACGAGTCATGAAACAGCTGAAGAATTGTTCAGGCTGAACGGATATTTAGATGTCTTAATTCCGAGAGGCGGTGCTAGTCTTATTCAAAACGTTATTCAAAAAGCCACTGTTCCGGTGCTAGAAACAGGCGTTGGAAATTGTCATATGTTCATTGATGAGACCGCTTCATTCCATATGGCGTGTGACATCGTCTTGAATGCAAAAATGCAGCGGCCATCTGTGTGCAATTCAGTTGAAACGGTTCTCATCCATCAGAATTGGTCACATACGCGGCCATTCATTGAGTTTCTTCACCAGCACCACATTGAAATACGAGGAGATGAAGCACTCGCAAACACGTTCTCCTATGTAAAAGCGGCAACAGAGTGGGATTGGGAAAATGAATTTTTAGCTCCTATTCTTGCTGCTAAAATTGTTGACGATACAAATCACGCCGTTGCTCATATCGATCAGTACGGCACGATGCACTCGGAAGCCATTATTAGCGAAACACAAGAACACGTGGATCAATTTCTACAAGAAGTCGACGCAGCGGTTGTCTACCACAATGCCTCTACCCGCTTCACTGACGGCGAGCAGTTCGGTTTTGGCGCTGAAATCGGGATCAGCACACAAAAGCTTCATGCCAGAGGACCGATGGGGGTTAAAGCATTGACCACAACAAAATCCATTGTCAAAGGAACGGGCCAAATTCGGGAATCATGA
- the proB gene encoding glutamate 5-kinase, giving the protein MKKQRIVVKIGSSSLTTSEGKLSYEKLEEHVKAIQLLKKQGHDVILISSGAVAAGFSALPYATRPKTLAGKQASAAVGQGLLMEGYNKAFAPYHIPTAQLLLTRGDFYEQYRFRNIYATITELLKGGAVPIINENDSVATDELTFGDNDMLSALVSGFLHANALIILTDINGLYDENPFTNPNAKKYSFIPSLTEEILALGGDSESAVGTGGMRSKLLAAQTALSLGVSVFVGKGDHERKLLDIIEGKGDGTYIGSPFQTQMETKKQWIAHYAPIAGKIRVDVGAEKALIYQHKSLLPAGIEEVSGTFRANEIVEVVNKDNKLIGKGQVSYSSTEIDVIKGRSSSEAKTLINGKKAAVIHRDQWITVRKEGIKNE; this is encoded by the coding sequence ATGAAAAAACAACGAATTGTCGTCAAAATAGGAAGCAGCTCTCTTACAACATCTGAAGGAAAGCTTTCCTACGAAAAACTTGAAGAACATGTCAAGGCCATACAACTTCTAAAAAAACAAGGTCATGACGTTATTTTAATTTCTTCTGGAGCAGTCGCAGCTGGTTTTTCAGCGCTTCCCTATGCGACACGTCCAAAAACACTCGCTGGCAAGCAGGCCTCAGCTGCTGTGGGACAAGGACTTTTAATGGAGGGCTACAATAAAGCATTTGCGCCTTATCATATTCCAACAGCTCAGCTATTACTTACCCGAGGAGATTTTTACGAGCAGTATCGCTTTCGAAATATATATGCAACGATTACAGAATTATTGAAAGGCGGAGCTGTGCCGATCATCAATGAAAATGACTCTGTTGCAACCGATGAACTTACCTTTGGTGACAACGATATGCTATCAGCACTTGTGAGCGGCTTTCTTCACGCCAATGCCCTCATTATTTTAACGGACATTAACGGCTTATATGATGAAAATCCTTTCACAAATCCGAACGCGAAAAAATATTCATTTATCCCCTCTTTAACAGAGGAAATTTTAGCTCTTGGTGGTGATAGTGAATCAGCAGTTGGAACAGGCGGCATGCGCTCTAAATTATTAGCAGCTCAAACTGCTCTTTCCTTAGGTGTAAGTGTATTCGTAGGTAAAGGGGATCATGAACGAAAGTTACTTGATATCATTGAAGGTAAAGGCGATGGCACGTATATTGGAAGCCCCTTTCAAACGCAAATGGAGACAAAAAAACAGTGGATCGCTCACTACGCACCAATCGCTGGAAAGATAAGAGTCGATGTGGGGGCTGAAAAAGCTTTAATTTACCAGCATAAAAGTCTCCTTCCAGCGGGTATAGAAGAAGTAAGCGGTACGTTTCGTGCCAATGAGATTGTTGAAGTTGTCAATAAAGACAATAAGCTGATAGGTAAAGGCCAAGTATCGTATTCGTCAACAGAAATTGATGTCATCAAAGGGCGTTCTAGTTCTGAGGCAAAGACATTAATAAATGGTAAAAAGGCAGCCGTTATTCATCGAGATCAATGGATTACAGTGCGAAAGGAAGGAATCAAAAATGAGTGA
- a CDS encoding ABC transporter ATP-binding protein → MIEVKNISKNYRIFERDPGLKGAIKSLFHRKFQVKSAVNNVSFTIPKGEIIGYIGSNGAGKSTTIKMISGILTPDEGEITVNGIIPYKDRMENAKIIGAVFGQRTQLFWDIPVQESLQLLKHIYEIPEEQYQKNLAVFRDVLDLDPLLSIPVRQLSLGQKMRCELAAAFLHNPSVVYLDEPTIGLDASVKIKIRQFIKEMNKRYETTIILTTHDMQDIEELCHRVIILDKGIVIYDGSLLGLKQRTTFNRMIELEVEEDLDDFPLPASLQGSVEVERKDDQKLVLYFNTAQISVAVIMKAIMEAYPVVDFTVTEPSIESIVQEIYEREVKQCESTGTY, encoded by the coding sequence ATGATTGAAGTCAAAAACATCAGCAAGAATTACCGGATATTTGAACGTGATCCCGGTCTTAAGGGAGCTATAAAATCGCTCTTTCATCGCAAGTTTCAGGTAAAATCGGCGGTAAACAACGTTAGTTTTACCATCCCTAAGGGAGAAATTATCGGCTATATTGGATCAAATGGGGCAGGGAAATCAACGACAATCAAAATGATCAGTGGAATTCTAACGCCTGATGAAGGGGAAATTACGGTAAATGGTATTATTCCATATAAGGATAGAATGGAAAATGCGAAAATTATTGGGGCTGTATTCGGACAGCGAACGCAATTATTTTGGGATATTCCTGTTCAGGAGTCGCTTCAACTGCTTAAGCACATTTATGAAATTCCAGAAGAACAATATCAGAAAAATTTGGCGGTTTTCCGAGACGTGCTCGATTTAGACCCGCTTCTGTCCATTCCAGTTCGTCAATTATCACTTGGACAAAAAATGAGATGTGAGCTAGCGGCAGCGTTTTTACATAATCCATCCGTTGTATATTTGGATGAGCCGACGATTGGTCTAGATGCATCGGTCAAAATTAAAATTCGTCAATTTATTAAGGAAATGAATAAGCGCTATGAAACCACCATTATTTTGACTACGCACGACATGCAAGATATTGAGGAGCTGTGTCACCGCGTGATCATTTTAGATAAGGGAATCGTCATTTATGATGGCAGTTTGCTAGGTCTTAAACAGCGCACGACGTTTAATCGTATGATTGAACTAGAAGTTGAAGAAGATCTTGACGATTTTCCACTTCCAGCTTCACTTCAAGGAAGCGTAGAGGTCGAACGAAAAGATGATCAAAAGCTTGTGTTGTACTTTAACACGGCCCAAATTAGCGTAGCTGTAATTATGAAGGCGATTATGGAAGCATATCCGGTTGTTGATTTTACGGTAACAGAGCCAAGTATTGAATCCATTGTTCAAGAGATTTATGAGCGGGAGGTTAAGCAATGCGAAAGTACTGGCACTTATTAA
- a CDS encoding ABC transporter permease: MRKYWHLLKSQMQIETAYMAWYWADTISGILRLFIMYFFWAAVFQNRQSVGELTFQAMITYVIIAMTLEAFVAGVGKTIAQDIKGGNIALELLKPYDYLTKLIWMDFGSKINGFVRSALPILLLSFLFLDITKPASLLAGCFFIPSMVAGILIGTQIDLIIGVLAFWTVNIWGLGVLREAIVKFFSGALIPLTLFPGWFQEVSQWLPFQSMIYVPVGIYTGQITGGHILTSFAIQCLWLLAIYVIVRVMWQQAVKRITVFGG; the protein is encoded by the coding sequence ATGCGAAAGTACTGGCACTTATTAAAATCACAAATGCAAATAGAAACGGCTTATATGGCGTGGTACTGGGCAGACACTATATCCGGCATTTTGCGTCTGTTTATCATGTATTTTTTCTGGGCAGCCGTTTTTCAAAACCGGCAGTCGGTTGGAGAATTAACCTTTCAAGCAATGATTACCTACGTCATTATTGCGATGACTTTAGAGGCCTTTGTAGCAGGAGTCGGGAAAACGATTGCACAAGACATTAAGGGCGGAAATATTGCGCTAGAGCTTCTAAAGCCATACGACTATTTGACAAAGCTAATTTGGATGGATTTTGGATCAAAAATTAATGGATTTGTCCGAAGCGCACTTCCTATCTTACTGTTATCGTTCTTATTTTTAGATATTACGAAGCCGGCATCACTTTTAGCAGGGTGCTTTTTTATTCCAAGTATGGTAGCAGGGATTCTAATCGGAACGCAAATTGATTTAATTATTGGCGTGCTGGCATTTTGGACGGTGAATATATGGGGATTGGGCGTGCTTCGTGAGGCAATTGTCAAATTCTTTTCTGGTGCCCTAATTCCTCTCACGCTCTTTCCAGGATGGTTTCAAGAAGTCAGCCAATGGTTACCATTTCAATCGATGATCTATGTGCCTGTTGGTATCTATACAGGGCAGATCACTGGGGGACATATACTTACATCGTTTGCCATTCAATGTCTATGGTTACTGGCGATTTATGTAATTGTTCGTGTGATGTGGCAACAGGCTGTAAAACGAATTACGGTCTTTGGAGGATAG
- a CDS encoding ABC transporter permease codes for MIKKWKRYLFLYSKYFSNHLKVMMEYKADFYIGMFSVAIQQFTSLFFLKIVFNHIDVLKGWTFYEILFIYAIAFLGRSIHHIFFDNLWTLGWQYVRTGNLDRLLLRPVNPLFQVISERVQQDGFGQLLIGLVVLFTATTHLDITWSIGSVLLLALVIISSGFIFVAINLFFISFSFWMVDSLPIVASVFQLSDFARYPLTIYPKVITYLITWLIPYGFTAFYPAALFFEQKGYALTGFLTPLIAILSMVIAYKFWQKGLKSFVSTGS; via the coding sequence ATGATAAAAAAATGGAAACGATATTTGTTTTTATACAGCAAGTACTTTAGCAATCATTTAAAAGTCATGATGGAATATAAAGCCGATTTTTATATTGGTATGTTTTCTGTTGCGATTCAGCAGTTCACGTCGCTTTTCTTTTTGAAAATCGTCTTTAATCATATTGATGTTTTAAAGGGATGGACGTTTTATGAAATTCTATTTATTTATGCCATCGCTTTTCTAGGCCGCTCGATTCATCACATCTTTTTTGATAATCTATGGACGCTTGGGTGGCAGTACGTTCGTACAGGTAATTTAGATCGACTATTGCTGCGCCCTGTAAATCCTTTGTTTCAGGTCATTTCTGAGCGCGTACAGCAGGATGGCTTCGGTCAGCTGTTAATCGGTCTTGTCGTCTTATTTACAGCTACGACACATTTAGACATCACTTGGTCAATCGGAAGTGTACTACTACTAGCGCTTGTTATTATCTCCAGCGGCTTTATTTTCGTCGCTATTAACCTATTTTTTATTTCTTTTTCCTTTTGGATGGTGGACAGTCTACCCATCGTAGCATCAGTTTTCCAACTCAGTGACTTTGCCCGATATCCGCTCACGATTTATCCAAAAGTCATTACGTATTTAATTACCTGGCTCATTCCATATGGGTTTACCGCTTTTTATCCAGCGGCTTTATTTTTTGAGCAAAAGGGTTACGCACTAACCGGCTTTTTAACACCACTTATCGCTATTTTATCGATGGTGATTGCCTATAAATTTTGGCAAAAGGGCTTGAAAAGCTTTGTGAGTACGGGCAGCTAA
- a CDS encoding DUF6501 family protein, with the protein MIHLDWKDRETIKTVKCIHTNAAKYMVNNVLTEGNTYDVKNETEEFYFVVDNTGKVGGYYKDYFEA; encoded by the coding sequence ATGATTCACTTAGATTGGAAAGACCGCGAGACGATTAAAACGGTAAAGTGCATTCATACAAATGCCGCAAAATACATGGTAAACAATGTGTTAACGGAAGGAAATACATACGACGTAAAAAATGAAACAGAAGAGTTTTACTTTGTCGTAGACAACACAGGAAAAGTTGGCGGCTACTACAAAGATTACTTTGAGGCGTAA
- a CDS encoding YiaA/YiaB family inner membrane protein has product MAKKRRRNTPAFTMLAWLGLIVFTLLVFVGLYTLDAELYVKGYYIMGTVGIIISSFTVAKVVRDNQEDDDDIKGNFDS; this is encoded by the coding sequence GTGGCTAAAAAAAGAAGGCGAAATACACCTGCGTTTACAATGCTAGCTTGGTTAGGATTGATTGTGTTTACCCTGTTAGTATTTGTAGGATTGTATACATTGGATGCTGAGCTTTATGTAAAAGGTTACTACATCATGGGAACCGTTGGAATTATCATTTCATCTTTTACTGTGGCAAAAGTTGTTCGTGACAACCAAGAGGACGATGACGATATTAAGGGCAACTTTGATAGCTAA
- a CDS encoding D-alanyl-D-alanine carboxypeptidase family protein produces MKKALFLLLSSFIFIMPVSEASTAQSLQLYSEAAIVMNADNGQILYEQHINESLYPASLTKVATAIYAIEHGRLDDMVTVSSRAANEEGSSVAIVAGEKLPLRTLLEGMLLRSGNDAAVAIAEHMSGSVEQFSNDLNAYLQQTVKLRHTHFVTPNGLFDVNHTTTAYDLAKLTQYAIRNPEFKRIFGLKQMEWQSQALHTTYTHQHRLLTTTPYEGVTGGKPGYLTKSGYTLITTASRNDLNLIVVTLKARNKKRAYKDTVKLLDMSFDNYMWKEIPKDKVYKQNGVTYRVPGELRYVSSKSKKDEINVSSTGVLHVSNQGQTILSKQLEKVPKVVKKEASSSFSWGWLLLVILLVFFVGISLLQVTRRTRKR; encoded by the coding sequence ATGAAAAAAGCACTTTTTCTTTTACTCAGTTCATTCATCTTCATCATGCCTGTTAGTGAAGCAAGTACGGCACAATCTCTTCAGCTATACAGTGAGGCTGCAATTGTAATGAATGCCGATAATGGACAAATTTTATACGAACAGCATATAAATGAATCGCTTTATCCAGCAAGCTTAACAAAGGTAGCAACAGCCATTTACGCGATCGAGCATGGGCGCCTAGATGATATGGTCACCGTTTCTTCGCGTGCAGCCAATGAAGAAGGATCTAGCGTAGCAATTGTCGCCGGAGAGAAGCTTCCTCTTCGCACCCTTCTTGAAGGAATGCTTTTGCGATCTGGAAACGATGCAGCGGTTGCGATTGCAGAGCATATGAGTGGAAGCGTTGAACAGTTCTCCAACGATTTAAACGCCTACCTTCAGCAAACGGTGAAGCTTAGGCATACGCACTTTGTGACGCCAAACGGATTATTCGACGTTAATCATACAACGACTGCATATGACTTGGCCAAGCTAACACAGTATGCGATAAGAAATCCAGAGTTCAAGCGTATCTTCGGCTTAAAGCAAATGGAATGGCAATCCCAAGCGTTACATACTACCTATACCCACCAGCATCGCTTATTAACCACGACTCCTTATGAGGGAGTAACGGGTGGGAAACCAGGCTATTTAACCAAATCGGGCTATACGCTCATTACCACCGCTTCTAGGAATGACTTGAACCTTATTGTCGTAACGTTGAAAGCACGAAATAAAAAGCGTGCATACAAAGATACGGTTAAATTACTTGATATGTCGTTTGATAACTATATGTGGAAAGAGATTCCGAAGGACAAAGTGTACAAGCAGAACGGAGTGACTTACCGGGTACCAGGGGAACTACGATACGTTAGTTCCAAAAGTAAAAAAGACGAGATTAACGTCTCGAGTACGGGCGTTTTGCATGTTTCGAATCAGGGCCAAACAATTTTAAGCAAACAGCTAGAGAAAGTACCCAAAGTGGTGAAAAAAGAGGCATCATCTTCATTTTCGTGGGGATGGTTACTTCTCGTCATATTACTTGTGTTCTTCGTAGGGATAAGCCTTCTACAAGTAACACGACGCACAAGAAAACGTTAA